A genomic stretch from Photobacterium atrarenae includes:
- the spoT gene encoding bifunctional GTP diphosphokinase/guanosine-3',5'-bis pyrophosphate 3'-pyrophosphohydrolase, translated as MYLFDSLKEVVIEYLPEPQIEALRQAYLVARDAHEGQTRSSGEPYIIHPIAVARILAEMRLDYETLMSALLHDVIEDTEVTKDDLDSRFGSTVAELVDGVSKLDKLKFRDRKEAQAENFRKMIMAMAHDIRVILIKLADRTHNMRTLGALRPDKRRRIARETLEIFAPLAHRLGIHNIKTELEELGFEALYPNRYRVLKEVVASARGNRKEMINKIHAEIEGRLKDAGIDAKVLGREKNLYSIYNKMKSKEQRFHSIMDIYAFRVLVKDLDTSYRVLGQVHNLYKPRPSRMKDYIAIPKANGYQSLHTSLVGPHGVPVEVQIRTEDMDQMADKGVAAHWTYKDGESSGTTAQVKAQRWMQSLLELQQSAGSSFEFIENVKSDLFPDEIYVFTPKGRIVELPVGATAVDFAYAVHTDVGNACVGARVERQPYPLSKPLKNGQTVDIICAPGARPNAAWLNYVVTSRARTKIRQVLKTMRRAESITLGRRLLNHALGELNIDQIDPEHLAETLSELRLNTLDDLLAAIGLGERMSVVIARRLLGRSEESNNKPTAHCLPIRGADGILLTFANCCHPIHGDPIMAHVSPGKGLVIHREECANIRGYQKEPDKYMPVEWSEDFEQEFVTNLKVDMQNHQGALADLTNTIAATGSNIQGLSTEEKDGRLYTITVRLTTKGRIHLANIMRRIRVMPNVVRVSRQKN; from the coding sequence TTGTATCTCTTTGATAGCCTGAAAGAAGTCGTCATCGAGTACCTGCCTGAGCCTCAAATTGAAGCGCTCAGGCAGGCGTACCTCGTTGCGCGCGATGCCCACGAAGGGCAAACCCGCTCCAGCGGCGAACCTTATATCATCCACCCGATTGCCGTAGCCCGGATCCTGGCGGAAATGCGCCTGGACTACGAAACACTGATGTCCGCGCTGCTGCATGACGTGATCGAAGATACCGAGGTCACCAAAGACGATCTCGACAGTCGCTTCGGCTCGACCGTGGCCGAGCTGGTCGATGGTGTCTCCAAGCTGGACAAACTCAAATTCCGCGACCGCAAAGAAGCGCAGGCGGAAAACTTCCGCAAAATGATCATGGCCATGGCCCATGATATCCGCGTGATCCTGATCAAGCTGGCCGACCGCACGCATAACATGCGCACCCTCGGTGCCCTGCGCCCGGACAAACGCCGCCGGATTGCCCGCGAAACCCTGGAAATCTTTGCCCCGCTGGCCCACCGACTGGGGATCCACAATATTAAAACCGAGCTCGAAGAGCTGGGTTTCGAAGCCCTTTACCCCAATCGCTACCGGGTGCTGAAAGAAGTCGTCGCCTCAGCGCGCGGCAACCGCAAAGAAATGATTAATAAGATCCACGCCGAAATTGAGGGCCGCCTCAAAGACGCGGGGATCGACGCCAAGGTGCTGGGACGCGAGAAGAACCTCTACTCCATCTATAACAAGATGAAGAGCAAGGAACAGCGCTTCCATTCCATCATGGATATCTACGCCTTCCGGGTGCTGGTCAAAGATCTCGATACCAGCTACCGGGTGCTGGGACAGGTCCACAACCTGTACAAGCCGCGCCCGAGCCGGATGAAAGACTACATCGCGATCCCGAAAGCCAACGGCTACCAGTCGCTGCACACCTCCCTGGTCGGCCCGCACGGGGTGCCGGTGGAAGTGCAGATCCGCACTGAAGATATGGATCAGATGGCAGACAAAGGCGTCGCCGCCCACTGGACTTACAAAGACGGGGAAAGCTCAGGCACCACCGCCCAGGTTAAGGCCCAGCGCTGGATGCAGAGCTTGCTGGAGCTGCAGCAAAGCGCCGGCAGCTCGTTCGAGTTTATCGAGAACGTCAAATCCGATCTGTTCCCGGATGAAATTTACGTCTTCACCCCGAAAGGCCGGATTGTCGAACTGCCGGTCGGCGCCACTGCGGTCGACTTCGCCTATGCGGTACATACCGATGTCGGCAATGCCTGTGTCGGTGCCCGGGTCGAGCGTCAGCCGTATCCGCTCAGCAAGCCGCTGAAAAACGGCCAGACCGTCGATATTATCTGTGCACCGGGTGCCCGCCCGAACGCTGCCTGGCTCAACTACGTGGTCACGTCCCGCGCCCGGACCAAGATCCGTCAGGTGCTGAAGACCATGCGCCGGGCTGAGTCGATCACCCTGGGTCGCCGCCTGCTCAACCATGCCCTGGGCGAGCTCAATATCGATCAGATTGACCCGGAGCATCTGGCGGAAACCCTCAGCGAGCTGCGCCTGAACACCCTCGACGATCTGCTGGCGGCCATTGGCCTCGGCGAGCGGATGAGTGTGGTGATCGCCCGCCGCCTGCTGGGCCGCAGCGAAGAGAGCAATAACAAACCGACCGCCCACTGCCTGCCGATCCGCGGCGCAGATGGCATCCTGCTGACTTTTGCCAACTGCTGTCACCCCATCCACGGTGACCCGATCATGGCCCATGTCAGCCCGGGCAAAGGCCTGGTGATCCACCGCGAGGAGTGTGCCAACATCCGGGGGTACCAGAAAGAGCCGGACAAATATATGCCGGTGGAGTGGAGCGAGGACTTCGAGCAGGAGTTTGTCACCAACCTCAAGGTGGATATGCAAAACCATCAGGGGGCGCTGGCCGATCTGACCAACACCATTGCCGCAACCGGCTCCAACATCCAGGGCCTGTCGACGGAAGAGAAAGATGGTCGCCTGTATACCATCACGGTACGGCTGACGACCAAAGGGCGGATCCACCTGGCGAATATTATGCGCCGGATCCGGGTAATGCCGAATGTGGTTCGGGTCTCTCGCCAGAAAAACTAA
- the gmk gene encoding guanylate kinase, whose product MSKGTLYIVSAPSGAGKSSLINALLETNPTYDMKVSVSHTTRGMRPGEEHGVHYNFVSVEEFTDLVEQGAFLEHAEVFGNYYGTSRPWIEQQLDKGIDVFLDIDWQGARQIRKQMPQAKSLFILPPSKEELERRLNARGQDSDAVIERRMQEARSEISHYDEYDYVIVNDDFDVALMDFKAIIRAERLKQDKQAAKYNSMITALLAQQ is encoded by the coding sequence ATGAGCAAAGGTACACTTTACATCGTGTCGGCCCCAAGTGGCGCGGGCAAATCGAGTTTGATCAACGCCCTTCTTGAAACCAACCCGACCTATGATATGAAGGTATCCGTCTCCCACACCACGCGCGGTATGCGTCCCGGCGAAGAGCACGGTGTTCATTACAATTTCGTCAGTGTCGAAGAGTTTACTGATCTGGTCGAGCAAGGCGCCTTTCTCGAGCATGCTGAAGTATTTGGCAACTATTACGGCACATCCCGTCCGTGGATTGAACAGCAGTTGGACAAAGGGATTGATGTCTTTCTGGATATCGACTGGCAGGGCGCACGTCAGATCCGCAAGCAAATGCCGCAAGCCAAGAGCCTGTTTATCCTGCCGCCTTCCAAGGAAGAGCTGGAGCGACGCCTCAATGCACGGGGTCAGGACAGCGATGCCGTGATCGAACGCCGGATGCAGGAAGCCCGCTCAGAGATCTCTCACTACGACGAGTACGACTATGTGATCGTCAATGACGATTTCGATGTCGCGCTGATGGACTTCAAAGCCATTATCCGTGCTGAGCGATTGAAGCAAGACAAACAAGCTGCTAAATATAACAGCATGATCACTGCCCTACTGGCGCAGCAGTAA
- a CDS encoding LysR family transcriptional regulator, with protein MDLNAIRQFLKVAECLSFTDAAAQLGVTQSGVSRAVSRLEHQLGVRLLHRNTRRLSLTPDGMVFYERSAPLLGDLEALGQALQDRRSSPSGRLKISAPSAFGRVVLMPILARLLAQHPQLNIEVVMSDRIVDLVEEGFDAVLRTGNIRDQRLIARPLAPLTWQTVASPDYLARHGTPMHPDELAGHNCLRVRNPHTGRPVRWRFTEADQEKMLDVDGNLVFDHGDPLLDAARLGVGVVQVMAFFAREAIERGELQPILTEFNPPAHQLSLVHQPSKLHSAKLRVFKEALLAEWGEAPLPQRLQEEARVRK; from the coding sequence ATGGATCTCAATGCAATTCGCCAGTTTCTCAAAGTCGCCGAATGTCTGAGCTTTACCGATGCAGCGGCCCAGCTCGGGGTGACCCAGTCCGGGGTCTCCCGTGCGGTCAGCCGGTTGGAGCACCAGCTCGGGGTGCGCCTGCTGCACCGCAATACCCGACGCCTGAGTCTGACCCCAGACGGTATGGTGTTTTATGAGCGCAGTGCCCCGCTGCTGGGCGATCTGGAGGCACTCGGCCAGGCATTGCAGGACCGCCGAAGTTCGCCTTCGGGACGGCTGAAGATCAGTGCGCCGTCGGCATTCGGGCGGGTGGTGCTGATGCCGATCCTGGCCCGGTTGCTGGCGCAGCATCCGCAGCTGAACATCGAGGTGGTGATGAGCGATCGCATCGTCGATTTGGTGGAAGAAGGGTTCGATGCCGTGCTACGCACGGGGAATATCCGGGATCAGCGCCTGATAGCCCGGCCGCTGGCGCCGCTGACCTGGCAGACGGTCGCCTCGCCGGATTATCTGGCCCGGCATGGCACCCCGATGCATCCGGATGAGCTGGCGGGGCATAACTGTCTGCGGGTGCGTAATCCGCATACCGGGCGCCCGGTGCGCTGGCGCTTCACTGAGGCAGATCAGGAGAAAATGTTGGATGTGGACGGCAACCTGGTGTTCGACCACGGCGATCCGCTGCTCGATGCCGCGCGGCTCGGGGTCGGGGTGGTGCAGGTGATGGCGTTCTTTGCCCGCGAGGCGATCGAACGCGGCGAGCTGCAACCGATCCTGACCGAGTTCAATCCCCCGGCGCACCAGTTGTCGCTGGTTCATCAACCCTCGAAGCTGCACTCGGCCAAACTACGGGTGTTTAAGGAAGCCTTGCTGGCCGAGTGGGGCGAAGCCCCGTTGCCGCAGCGTCTCCAGGAAGAAGCGCGAGTCCGTAAATAA
- a CDS encoding MFS transporter translates to MHTTAKPSIPVSVYVLALGIFAMINCELQVLGMMPQMARDLEITISQVGYLVSIYAAAMALGGPLLTLGLGSQPPKKTFYLLFALFVIGEILGALAQGYPMLIVSRLITGAVSGAFFGTALGTCHRLVAPELGIRAVAIVLAGIMVGTILGLPLASLVGEYYGWRASFWFVVALAVLAALGTAALLPALPAAAKIGLRQELAAFRNRQLWSVFATSFCVIGATYAAFSYFVPILTQLTGLAHNSVTWLLFAYGITMLIGNHIVARLAGPRNLRILATGMVLHSLFLVLLALQTHQSWAAVIAVLGLGLTGISMNPAMVSRVMQVPNGERPLVNTVHASVITLGIMFGSYASGQVLEWGYSLHSPMWVGIAIAMTGLLTLLLDRARPETPAASEPLRAGAATPSTHP, encoded by the coding sequence ATGCACACCACCGCCAAACCGAGCATACCGGTTTCCGTTTATGTCCTGGCTCTGGGCATTTTCGCCATGATCAACTGCGAGCTGCAGGTGCTCGGCATGATGCCGCAGATGGCTCGGGATCTGGAGATCACCATCTCCCAAGTCGGCTATCTCGTCTCCATCTATGCCGCAGCCATGGCCCTCGGCGGCCCGCTGCTCACCCTGGGGCTGGGATCTCAACCGCCGAAGAAAACCTTCTACCTGCTGTTTGCCCTCTTCGTTATCGGTGAAATTCTGGGCGCCCTGGCCCAGGGCTATCCGATGCTGATCGTCTCGCGGCTGATCACCGGCGCCGTCTCCGGTGCCTTCTTCGGCACCGCGCTGGGCACCTGCCATCGCCTGGTGGCACCCGAGCTGGGGATCCGCGCCGTCGCCATCGTGCTGGCCGGGATCATGGTCGGCACCATTCTCGGCCTCCCGCTGGCCAGCCTGGTCGGCGAATATTACGGCTGGCGTGCCAGCTTCTGGTTCGTCGTCGCCTTAGCCGTGCTGGCAGCCCTGGGCACCGCCGCGCTGCTTCCCGCCTTACCTGCCGCCGCCAAAATTGGCCTGCGCCAGGAGCTGGCGGCATTTCGCAATCGGCAGCTCTGGTCAGTGTTTGCTACCAGTTTCTGTGTCATCGGTGCCACCTATGCTGCGTTCAGCTATTTCGTTCCCATCCTGACCCAGCTGACCGGTTTGGCGCACAACAGCGTGACCTGGCTGCTGTTTGCCTACGGGATCACCATGCTGATCGGTAATCACATCGTTGCCCGACTGGCCGGCCCGCGCAACCTGCGTATTCTCGCCACCGGCATGGTACTACACAGCCTGTTCCTGGTTCTGCTGGCCCTGCAGACCCATCAGTCCTGGGCAGCCGTCATCGCCGTGCTCGGGCTCGGCCTGACCGGGATCAGCATGAATCCGGCGATGGTCAGCCGGGTGATGCAGGTCCCGAACGGCGAGCGGCCGCTGGTCAACACCGTCCATGCGTCGGTGATCACCCTCGGGATCATGTTCGGCAGCTATGCCAGCGGGCAGGTGCTCGAATGGGGCTACAGCCTCCATTCACCGATGTGGGTCGGGATCGCGATAGCCATGACCGGCCTGCTGACCTTGCTGCTGGATCGCGCTCGCCCTGAAACGCCTGCCGCATCCGAGCCCCTAAGAGCCGGCGCTGCAACCCCAAGCACCCACCCGTAA
- the rpoZ gene encoding DNA-directed RNA polymerase subunit omega, translating to MARVTVQDAVDKIGNRFDLIQIASRRARQMQTGGKDPLVPEENDKYTVIALREIEEGLITKDILDARERQELQEQEAAELAAVSAIAGDQR from the coding sequence ATGGCACGCGTAACCGTTCAAGACGCTGTTGATAAAATTGGCAACCGTTTCGATCTGATCCAAATTGCTTCACGCCGCGCTCGTCAGATGCAAACTGGCGGTAAGGATCCACTGGTTCCGGAAGAAAACGACAAGTACACCGTGATCGCCCTGCGCGAAATCGAAGAAGGTCTGATCACCAAAGACATCCTCGATGCCCGCGAGCGTCAGGAACTTCAAGAGCAAGAAGCGGCAGAGCTGGCAGCTGTGAGCGCGATTGCAGGCGACCAACGTTAA